The Anaerotignum propionicum DSM 1682 sequence TACAGATTTCCCCAAAATTAGCAGGAAGCTGATTAATCCAACAGTCTTGCTTGCCGATAAATTGTACTTCAATGATAACACTCCCTTTACATGGTTTTGTATCAAAGTATAATGTTTATAAAAGCAAGTGTATAAAGGATTATTTTGGAAGTAAAAATCGAGAATTAGAACCCTATCAGAGACACTAAAAATCAATATCTTCAGCAGTTTCATCAAGAAGACTTTTCATGTTTCCTGTGTTTTATCAATCATATTAGTGAACGTGGTTTCCTGAAAGCCTCTAGCGGCAACTTTGCCTTCCATACGAATATGACGTCTGGAGGTGACGCCTAAGATGCGATCAACAGCAGGCTGCATATTAGGTTGATTACGGTAGGCTTTCAAAACTTCCAACTCATGGGTAGTAGGTTGGAAGGTCTCTCTCATTTCTTCAAATTCATATATGTTCTTTTTTTCCATCAAGGGAGCACTGTTCTCTGTCCAACCCATTAAAAAGGCGGGAGAGGTGCCCAAAGCTTCTGCAATTGGTTCCAGTATCGTAATGGGTAAATTTTCGATATCGCCTTTTTCATAACGGTAAACAGTAGCCCGATTTTTCTTCAGTTTTTCCGCCAGTTCATCTACGGTGAGCCCCCTTCTAATTCTGCATTCTTTAATTCTTTGTCCAACATTCATTTTGTAACCTCCTTCCTCTTGAAAACATAAGTTAAGTATAGCAGAAAATCGCATATATGCAATAGAATGCGACAAAAATGTTGCACAAAATGCGAATGTACAAAATTTTACAAAAAAGGTTGACTTTTCTATAATTGTTCGCTAGTATTAAGTTGTCGCATAGCATGCGACAGGAGGAGGTGATAGTATGGTGGATGCAAACAAATTAAAAGAGAAAATTCAGAAGAAAGGACTCACAGAAGCCAGAACAGCTGAGAAACTGGGAATGAACAATCATGTTTTTCACGATAAGTTGAATGGTATTGGTAAATGCTTTACCATAAAAGAAGTGGATAAGCTGGTTCAGATATTGAGGCTGGAAGGAAATGATGCAGAAAGAATTTTTTTTGCAAAATAGTCGCATAATATGCGACAAAAAATTCGCTTTTCTTTAGAAAGAAAGGATGAGAACATAAAAGTTTGAAACCTAGTAAAAAAAGTTGTGTAATTTGGCTCTACAAGCAAAATAAAAGGTATTGCTAGCAAAAGAAGTTGGGGGGGCTGGAATTGTCTTATCAATGCAGATTGATGGATAAGGAATGCGATGGGTGCGGGGATTGTCAAGATATAACCGCCTTTTGTCCAAACTGTGGTGAAACAAATTACGAGGTGATGTATGTTATTAATAATAATTGGGTTGGCTGCGACCAATGCGTAAAACGTATCTATTTTCCGTTTTAAAAGTCAAAGGCGATTTTTTAAGTTACAGCGGATTTCAGGAAGATAGTTTCGACAAAGGTAGAAATTGAACTATGTAGCGTAATAAATCCGTAGAAGGAAAATCATAATGCTATGGTTCAATTGCAGTTAAGAAGTAAATAGGGGGCTTACCAAAAGGGCTTATCATGTGAATTTTGTTCACCTAATTATTATACGTAGAATTTAAAATAATTCGGATGGTTTTTCATTCAAATTTATATTCGTTGTTTTTTGATGGCTTCTGAGGTCTACAAAGGATAGTTTGAGCGTATTTTGCAATAGGGAGGGGTTAAAATGTGCTATAAAATTACTTGCTGTTACCATTGCCAAGAGCGTCATCCGCTTTGTCATATCAGTTGCTGTCGGTATAAAGAGGAACGGGATAAACTGGATAAGCTTCGAGAAGCCCGTACTGCGCATAATGATGAGGTTGAGCGTTATAAAAGACAGAAGTTAAATAAAGTAAAGAGGTGAAGCCATTGGCAAAGGAAAGAGATTTACAGCTTTCGGAGTATGATATCTCCAATAATCGTTATCGGGAATTAAAATATTTTTGCAGACAGTACAGGGAAAAAAAGAAAGGGCTGCTTTCCATGACAGAACTTTCTTCTCCTCAATTTGGAGGAAAAGGTGGTGACATTTTTTCTGACAGAACAGCTAATATCGCTATCAAAAGAGCAAAACTGTCTGCGGAGATTCAAATGATAGAGCAAGCAGCCTTGGAAACAGATGGTGAATTATATAAATATATCTTAAAAAATGTTACGGACGGGATAACCTATGAATATTTGGACATTCCTTTCAGCAGATCAGGGTTTTATGTACTTAGAAAAAGATTTTTCAGTATATTGGATAAAAAAAGATAAGAACATATTTTGCCTCAATGCTTGACAATAAAAAGCGCATTGGGGCATTTGAAAATCAGAAAGATATTTGAAAGCCTTCACAAAGGAGCAGGAAGTTGGGGAAAAACAGGTTGTTTATTTCAGAAATGACACTCGTAATTTCGTTATGGAATAATGCATAATATAAATATAATTTGAGTTATCTGTATAAATTTTTTGTTAAGAGTTGCCTTATTT is a genomic window containing:
- a CDS encoding helix-turn-helix domain-containing protein, whose amino-acid sequence is MNVGQRIKECRIRRGLTVDELAEKLKKNRATVYRYEKGDIENLPITILEPIAEALGTSPAFLMGWTENSAPLMEKKNIYEFEEMRETFQPTTHELEVLKAYRNQPNMQPAVDRILGVTSRRHIRMEGKVAARGFQETTFTNMIDKTQET